Proteins from a genomic interval of Nitrospinota bacterium:
- a CDS encoding energy transducer TonB has product MIYEREDQFLSYGLSFIANFMLFTLMAAMSFQPKPVELQMDPVPISIMSLPQEEEKAVEEEKEEEPPPPPPEEIPADKPEDIPKEEPKEEPKEPTPPPPPKAVPLHKLTTMPGFARRVEPVYPESLRVAGIQGQVLVEVYISAQGAIMQINVLKSDNEEFSEAVKRAIMSSSFITGRQDGKPVPVKVQIPFTFKLN; this is encoded by the coding sequence ATGATTTACGAAAGAGAAGACCAATTTTTATCATACGGGCTTTCGTTTATTGCCAACTTCATGCTTTTCACCCTGATGGCGGCGATGTCCTTTCAGCCGAAACCGGTTGAACTCCAGATGGACCCCGTGCCGATCTCCATTATGAGCCTGCCGCAGGAAGAGGAAAAAGCGGTCGAAGAGGAAAAAGAGGAGGAGCCTCCTCCACCTCCGCCTGAAGAGATTCCTGCCGATAAGCCTGAGGATATCCCGAAGGAAGAGCCAAAGGAGGAACCCAAAGAGCCGACCCCTCCACCTCCGCCGAAGGCAGTTCCACTGCATAAGCTTACGACAATGCCGGGATTCGCAAGAAGAGTGGAGCCTGTATATCCTGAATCACTACGGGTTGCCGGTATCCAGGGGCAGGTACTTGTGGAAGTATACATATCCGCACAGGGGGCCATTATGCAGATAAACGTTCTGAAATCCGATAACGAAGAGTTTTCCGAGGCTGTAAAACGGGCGATTATGTCCAGCTCCTTTATTACTGGGAGGCAGGACGGCAAACCTGTTCCCGTAAAGGTGCAGATCCCTTTCACATTCAAACTGAACTAA
- a CDS encoding TonB-dependent receptor, with amino-acid sequence MNRLLTGILVVIFSIGMTATFSLAGEARTISGTVFQKGEKRPLSGITVYVEENDEISATTGSDGKFSLTLPEDGEYNVSAVGVGFEKPAPVKIKIDETNSYTLNVFLVPATATMNEIIVTAERNRDRVSKIIITGKTLEIVPGAGGDPLKAITKLPGITSTASMAESGAGGFGPAIRGTSPEDNQYYVDNFGIDYLFHMGGMISIFNADLVEDFNLFAAAYSSEFGDGIGGVIDVKLREPRTDRMGYKLQMGMFESDFLVEGPLNENQSFYVAARRSYIDLVLPKTGTIDESVDYTIFPQFWDYQTKYVWRMSERNKLTFSLIGVQDEIGIYIKEGSDAAKTEPAFTGTLSSKNTAHVQFGTLETRLSPTLFNKLTFGVSQSIFQTLSDNIGSVKGTGNYYWFKEQVTWKPNQAHDILTGIEYGKGETDLNLDMQFSFPTDWDPNFDLTGATRKTYIDKFSSWGETFYIKDRWKVTDNATLILGGRQTYSEYFESTTAEPRLAFEYDLNESTLLTAGWGKYHQEPEGPQIIDVWGNPELDYMHAEHTVAGIEKEIGNDWSLKAEVYYKSLSDLVIPDPEPDPAKNKNYIHGGSGTATGVEMLARKRDDGKWFGWVSLSYSESKRKNDYSGEELDFKADQPVIANLVYSRKLSNAWTVGTSWRYQTGSPYTPVTGATLVDAGTPNERYRPIYGELNSERTPDFHQLDVRIDRDWLYDTWKYGIYFDLTNVYFRENVAGYTYNPDYSERTAVPPVVMPMSFGIKAEF; translated from the coding sequence ATGAACAGATTATTGACTGGAATTTTGGTCGTCATTTTTTCCATCGGCATGACTGCCACATTCTCGCTAGCTGGTGAGGCTCGTACAATATCCGGCACAGTTTTCCAAAAGGGGGAAAAGCGGCCGTTGTCCGGTATAACTGTTTATGTTGAAGAGAATGATGAAATTTCCGCCACTACCGGGAGCGACGGAAAGTTTTCCCTGACCCTTCCTGAGGATGGCGAATACAACGTCTCCGCCGTGGGCGTCGGCTTTGAAAAGCCTGCACCCGTTAAGATCAAAATTGACGAGACAAATTCATACACGCTCAATGTCTTTCTCGTCCCAGCGACAGCCACCATGAACGAAATAATTGTCACTGCCGAGCGGAACCGCGACCGCGTAAGCAAGATCATCATTACAGGTAAAACACTAGAGATAGTTCCCGGCGCAGGCGGCGATCCGCTCAAGGCTATCACCAAACTACCCGGCATCACCTCTACAGCTTCAATGGCAGAATCCGGCGCGGGTGGATTCGGCCCGGCCATCAGAGGAACATCGCCGGAGGATAACCAGTACTATGTCGACAATTTCGGCATTGATTACCTTTTCCACATGGGGGGGATGATAAGCATCTTCAACGCCGACCTGGTGGAGGATTTTAACCTCTTCGCCGCCGCATACAGTTCGGAATTCGGTGACGGGATAGGGGGCGTAATAGATGTGAAACTACGCGAACCGCGAACCGACAGGATGGGGTACAAGCTCCAGATGGGGATGTTCGAATCGGATTTCCTCGTGGAAGGTCCGCTGAATGAAAACCAATCATTCTATGTTGCAGCACGCAGAAGCTACATTGACCTTGTCCTTCCAAAGACAGGAACGATTGATGAAAGTGTCGACTACACCATCTTTCCCCAATTCTGGGACTATCAGACAAAATACGTCTGGCGGATGAGCGAAAGAAACAAATTAACCTTTTCTTTAATCGGCGTGCAGGATGAAATAGGGATCTACATAAAAGAGGGGAGCGACGCCGCGAAGACCGAGCCTGCCTTTACAGGAACTCTTTCAAGCAAAAATACCGCGCATGTACAGTTCGGCACCCTGGAAACAAGATTGTCGCCTACTTTATTTAACAAACTTACATTCGGGGTCAGCCAGTCCATATTTCAGACATTATCGGACAACATCGGCAGTGTTAAAGGAACTGGCAACTATTATTGGTTTAAGGAACAAGTGACCTGGAAGCCAAACCAAGCACACGACATCCTTACAGGTATCGAATACGGAAAAGGAGAAACCGACCTTAATCTCGACATGCAATTCTCATTTCCAACCGATTGGGATCCCAACTTTGATCTGACTGGCGCGACCCGCAAGACATATATAGACAAATTCAGTTCCTGGGGCGAAACCTTTTACATCAAGGATCGCTGGAAAGTCACCGATAACGCCACGCTGATTTTGGGCGGCAGGCAAACATACAGCGAATATTTCGAAAGTACCACTGCCGAGCCGAGACTCGCCTTCGAATATGACCTTAACGAATCAACACTCCTTACAGCCGGATGGGGCAAGTATCACCAAGAGCCGGAGGGACCGCAGATAATTGACGTATGGGGAAATCCCGAGCTTGATTACATGCATGCCGAGCACACAGTCGCGGGTATCGAAAAAGAGATTGGAAACGACTGGTCTCTAAAAGCGGAGGTCTACTATAAATCATTAAGCGACCTGGTTATCCCCGATCCGGAACCAGATCCAGCAAAAAATAAGAACTATATTCATGGAGGGTCGGGAACAGCGACCGGAGTGGAAATGCTCGCGCGAAAAAGAGATGACGGGAAATGGTTCGGCTGGGTATCGCTTTCCTATTCGGAATCTAAAAGGAAGAACGACTACAGCGGTGAAGAACTCGATTTCAAGGCGGACCAGCCTGTTATCGCGAACCTTGTCTACTCCCGCAAACTTTCAAACGCCTGGACGGTCGGCACAAGCTGGCGGTATCAGACAGGTTCGCCATACACGCCGGTCACTGGAGCTACTCTCGTAGATGCCGGTACGCCGAACGAAAGGTACCGCCCTATCTACGGTGAACTGAACTCAGAGCGTACGCCCGACTTTCATCAGCTCGACGTGAGAATAGACAGGGACTGGCTCTATGACACATGGAAATATGGGATATATTTTGACCTTACGAACGTCTACTTCAGGGAGAACGTCGCCGGATATACATATAACCCCGACTACTCCGAAAGGACGGCCGTTCCGCCGGTTGTGATGCCGATGTCCTTCGGCATAAAAGCGGAGTTTTAA
- a CDS encoding heme lyase CcmF/NrfE family subunit codes for MVELGEIALVLSLVTSVYVTAVSWYGGKTDNQVMIKSAQNGIMAMFVLLSVAAWALMRAILTHDYSLKYVYNYTSTDLHPFYLFSAFWAGQKGSLLLWAWMLAGFGAIVIFQNRIHNRKLLPYVVSIISATLVLFNMLMVYASPVFEKLQGIPADGYGLNPMLQNPGMVFHPPTLYIGFVAFTVPYAFAMAALISNQLGDVWIRSTRRWTVFAWFFLGLGNLFGANWAYVELGWGGYWAWDPVENASFMPWLVGTAFLHSVMIQEKRDMLKVWNVSLIAVTFALTIFGTFITRSGLISSVHSFGETTVGYYFLAFLFIIIAFSVYLISSKLELLRSENQLDSMVSRESSFLFNNLMLLGSGFAVFWGTIFPMISEAVTGTKITVGPPFFNKVMVPIGFALLVLTGLCPLIPWRQATLARLQKNFLIPTIVSIVAGGLLIALGQRNITAWLFFTASFFVLSTIVLEFARGISARGAMTGEKNILKLVYNLIARNKRRYGGYIIHAGMVCLFFGFAGSEYNEVKEFTVKEGESYTISDYTLTYYGYTHTKPKPTKDEVAATMLIEKNGKKLGFMRPEKNFYKNQNQPNSEVAILSSLKEDLYLILGAINSDESASFKVHVNPLVVWLWIGGWIMCFGTILVMWPDARETKRFKARYSES; via the coding sequence ATGGTTGAACTGGGTGAGATAGCCTTGGTCCTGTCCCTTGTTACTTCGGTATATGTTACCGCTGTTTCATGGTACGGCGGGAAGACCGACAACCAGGTGATGATAAAGAGCGCGCAGAACGGCATCATGGCGATGTTCGTTCTCCTCTCGGTAGCCGCCTGGGCGCTTATGCGGGCTATCCTGACGCATGATTATTCGCTGAAATACGTTTACAACTACACAAGTACGGATCTCCACCCCTTCTATCTGTTCTCTGCGTTTTGGGCGGGGCAGAAAGGGTCGCTCCTCCTTTGGGCGTGGATGCTTGCCGGATTCGGTGCAATAGTAATTTTCCAGAACAGGATTCATAACAGAAAACTGCTGCCGTACGTTGTCTCCATTATCTCCGCAACGCTTGTACTTTTTAACATGTTGATGGTGTATGCATCGCCGGTTTTTGAGAAGCTCCAGGGGATTCCGGCCGACGGTTACGGACTCAACCCGATGTTGCAGAATCCCGGAATGGTCTTCCATCCGCCCACCCTTTATATAGGGTTTGTCGCGTTCACCGTCCCGTACGCGTTCGCCATGGCCGCGCTTATTTCCAACCAGCTGGGGGACGTCTGGATAAGATCGACGCGCCGATGGACGGTATTCGCATGGTTCTTCCTTGGCCTTGGAAATCTTTTCGGCGCAAACTGGGCATATGTGGAGCTTGGATGGGGTGGCTACTGGGCATGGGATCCGGTAGAGAACGCCTCCTTCATGCCGTGGCTTGTCGGCACCGCGTTTCTCCATTCGGTGATGATCCAGGAGAAGAGGGATATGCTGAAGGTCTGGAACGTGAGCCTCATCGCGGTAACATTCGCGTTGACGATCTTCGGGACGTTCATCACGAGGTCCGGATTGATTTCTTCAGTGCACTCTTTCGGAGAGACGACGGTCGGCTACTACTTCCTTGCGTTTCTCTTCATCATCATAGCATTCTCGGTGTATCTGATATCCTCGAAGCTGGAGCTTCTCAGGTCGGAGAACCAGCTTGACTCGATGGTTTCACGCGAATCGAGCTTCCTCTTCAACAATCTGATGCTCCTCGGCTCCGGCTTTGCCGTTTTTTGGGGGACCATCTTCCCGATGATCTCGGAAGCCGTTACCGGTACGAAGATCACAGTCGGCCCTCCGTTCTTCAACAAGGTCATGGTTCCAATAGGTTTTGCGCTCTTGGTGCTGACAGGATTGTGCCCGCTGATACCGTGGAGACAGGCTACACTCGCCAGACTGCAGAAGAATTTTCTAATTCCTACGATAGTCTCCATAGTCGCCGGCGGTCTGCTGATCGCGCTAGGGCAGAGGAACATCACCGCATGGCTCTTTTTCACAGCTTCGTTCTTTGTGCTATCGACCATTGTCCTGGAGTTTGCACGGGGTATAAGCGCGAGAGGGGCTATGACGGGCGAAAAAAATATTTTGAAACTTGTCTATAACCTCATTGCCAGGAACAAGAGGCGCTACGGCGGCTATATCATTCACGCAGGTATGGTTTGCCTCTTTTTCGGTTTTGCCGGGTCGGAGTATAACGAGGTAAAGGAGTTTACCGTTAAGGAGGGGGAATCGTACACCATTAGCGATTACACGCTTACCTATTACGGGTATACCCATACTAAGCCGAAGCCTACAAAGGACGAAGTTGCCGCCACAATGTTGATCGAAAAGAACGGCAAAAAACTCGGCTTTATGCGCCCCGAGAAGAATTTTTACAAGAACCAAAACCAGCCGAATTCGGAAGTGGCAATACTTTCATCGCTAAAGGAGGATCTTTACCTGATCTTGGGCGCGATCAATTCTGATGAATCCGCATCTTTCAAGGTACATGTCAATCCGCTTGTCGTTTGGCTCTGGATAGGGGGCTGGATAATGTGTTTTGGGACCATTCTCGTCATGTGGCCCGACGCAAGAGAGACAAAACGCTTCAAGGCTCGATATTCGGAGAGCTGA
- a CDS encoding MotA/TolQ/ExbB proton channel family protein produces the protein MEILTAIVDSVASAFQRGGPVMYVILMVSIYTTALCIERWLHYRRHHRLLKFENNNMAAQLKEALASEKIMEGEADTPARRIAFQAFRHQTISKEELSDKIKACFLFETEKMEKNLNTISVSASLLPMLGLLGTVVGMVTAFDAIAQYGTGDPRMVADGISQALLTTEAGLISSIPLHFLHHNLSGKADNLIRRLDEYSSAILHIVTERG, from the coding sequence ATGGAGATACTTACTGCTATTGTGGATTCAGTTGCTTCGGCTTTTCAGCGAGGCGGCCCGGTCATGTACGTTATTCTCATGGTATCAATATACACGACCGCTCTTTGCATCGAAAGATGGCTGCATTACCGCAGGCATCATCGCTTGCTGAAATTCGAAAATAACAACATGGCGGCACAGCTAAAGGAGGCGCTCGCTTCAGAAAAGATCATGGAAGGGGAAGCTGATACACCCGCCAGGAGAATTGCCTTTCAGGCATTCCGGCACCAAACCATTTCCAAAGAAGAGCTTTCAGACAAGATCAAGGCATGCTTCCTGTTTGAAACAGAAAAGATGGAAAAGAACCTTAATACAATTTCCGTTTCGGCTTCACTTCTCCCTATGCTCGGCCTGCTCGGCACCGTTGTCGGCATGGTAACCGCCTTCGACGCGATCGCGCAGTACGGTACTGGCGACCCGCGCATGGTGGCCGACGGAATTTCACAGGCGCTCCTTACCACGGAGGCGGGTCTCATCTCGTCAATACCGCTCCACTTTCTCCACCATAATCTGAGCGGAAAAGCGGATAACCTCATCAGGCGTCTGGACGAATACAGCTCCGCCATTCTCCACATCGTTACTGAAAGGGGATAG
- a CDS encoding cytochrome c maturation protein CcmE: MKNSGKKFLIASLVVVGAIGYLVYAGIKETSVYYLTVSEALASSEMKSGNEFRMEGHVEAGTINIAADNLGAKFQIKDDKNSIPVSYRGTIPDMFSDDIDVVVQGYFDVKEGVFKAHTLLTSCPSKYEASEMEKES, translated from the coding sequence ATGAAAAACAGCGGGAAAAAATTCCTGATCGCATCGTTAGTCGTCGTTGGAGCGATAGGCTATCTGGTGTACGCCGGGATAAAAGAGACATCGGTATACTACCTTACCGTTTCGGAGGCTTTGGCATCCTCAGAGATGAAGAGCGGTAACGAGTTCCGAATGGAGGGGCATGTTGAGGCGGGAACCATCAACATCGCCGCCGACAACCTCGGAGCGAAATTCCAGATAAAAGACGATAAAAATTCGATTCCGGTTTCATACCGTGGCACGATACCGGACATGTTTTCGGACGATATTGACGTGGTTGTACAGGGTTATTTTGATGTAAAGGAGGGTGTTTTCAAGGCGCATACGCTTTTGACGAGCTGTCCCTCCAAGTACGAGGCCTCGGAAATGGAGAAGGAATCCTGA
- a CDS encoding TonB-dependent receptor, whose amino-acid sequence MRKFDGAYLLLIIFSFLVPHQAGGEESHSISGTVWQKGEKRAIPGISVYIESDDDISTTTDEKGNFTLPLPGKGEYSVFAVGIGYKKPDAVKVKIEAGTVMPGALNIYLLPEKFTMQEYIVRGERNKERISKTVITGRTLERVPGTSGDPLKAIQALPGISSGNDASGSPAIRGSSPQDNLYYVDFLPVSYLFHMGGLVSVFNADLVDDFNLFASAFGPEYGDGLGAVIDVKLREPRKDRFGTKLQMSLFESDVVVEGPVKENQSFLLSARRSYMDLVIPKSMLGNEDAEITTFPQYWDYQGKYLWKISNDTDLSFQVNGSNDKLAIQLKPGSDMAQMQPEMVGEFSMTNGYHSQGVVITSRLSPTFVNKSAISHIRIGSTQNVAKIGNATFTEDYYLAKERLVWTPNERHSAMADLELAYDVVDLAFAAKFKSQNQFDPNFDPHTIDKREFSGVIYSKYYALALKDRWKITDKMILIPGIRNTHNTYLEDSFAEPKLGIEYDLTDSTLLTAGWGKYHQMPGGNNMIDGLGNPDINSLKGEHTVLGIEQKMENGWSVKSEIYYKTFSEVIVPDTDPNPLTNKNVINGGSGTSKGIEMLIKKNETENWEGWIALSYLRSDRTNDYTGTKINFDYDQPVMLNFVYSYNFRNGWEFGARWAYQSGQPFTPVIGTCTAADGLTCTTPDDTRMRPIYGEVNSERLPDYHRLDLRFDRDWIYDTWKLGLFFEFINAYNKENIAGYQYNPDYTEKTPIPQLPFMPGFGLKAEF is encoded by the coding sequence ATGCGTAAATTTGATGGGGCATATTTACTTCTTATTATCTTTTCCTTCTTGGTTCCGCACCAAGCTGGCGGTGAAGAATCGCATTCAATCTCCGGTACTGTCTGGCAAAAAGGGGAGAAGCGCGCTATCCCTGGAATCTCCGTTTATATTGAAAGCGATGACGACATCTCTACCACCACGGATGAAAAGGGGAATTTCACACTCCCTCTACCGGGTAAAGGTGAATATTCCGTCTTCGCTGTCGGGATAGGTTATAAAAAACCTGACGCGGTAAAAGTTAAAATCGAAGCTGGAACCGTAATGCCGGGAGCACTGAACATATATCTCCTTCCTGAAAAATTCACCATGCAGGAGTACATTGTACGTGGCGAGAGGAACAAGGAGCGTATTTCAAAAACCGTTATCACGGGGAGGACGCTTGAAAGAGTTCCTGGAACATCGGGTGACCCTTTGAAAGCGATCCAGGCGCTCCCCGGGATCAGCTCAGGCAACGATGCCAGCGGTAGCCCCGCAATCAGGGGTTCATCACCGCAGGACAATCTTTATTATGTCGATTTTCTTCCGGTCAGCTACCTCTTCCATATGGGCGGTCTCGTTAGCGTATTCAATGCCGATCTTGTTGATGACTTCAATCTTTTCGCATCGGCATTTGGCCCGGAGTATGGCGACGGCCTTGGCGCTGTAATAGACGTCAAACTCCGCGAACCGCGCAAGGATAGGTTCGGCACAAAACTTCAGATGAGCCTTTTTGAATCGGACGTCGTCGTCGAAGGACCGGTAAAGGAAAACCAGTCGTTCCTGCTTAGCGCACGGAGAAGCTACATGGACTTGGTAATTCCGAAATCAATGCTTGGCAACGAAGATGCCGAGATCACCACCTTTCCGCAGTATTGGGACTACCAGGGGAAATATCTCTGGAAAATCTCCAACGATACCGATCTATCTTTTCAAGTGAACGGGTCGAACGATAAACTCGCCATACAACTGAAGCCCGGGTCGGATATGGCCCAAATGCAGCCCGAGATGGTAGGCGAATTTTCCATGACCAACGGCTACCATAGCCAAGGGGTTGTCATCACTTCTAGGCTCTCGCCAACTTTTGTCAACAAGAGCGCAATCTCGCATATACGCATCGGCTCGACCCAAAATGTCGCAAAGATCGGAAATGCCACCTTCACTGAAGACTACTACCTGGCGAAGGAACGCCTGGTCTGGACGCCGAATGAAAGACATTCGGCAATGGCTGACCTGGAGTTGGCATATGACGTGGTGGATCTCGCTTTTGCCGCCAAATTCAAAAGCCAGAACCAGTTTGACCCCAACTTTGATCCGCATACGATCGACAAAAGGGAATTCAGTGGAGTTATATACTCTAAATATTATGCTCTGGCTTTGAAGGACAGATGGAAGATCACCGACAAGATGATCCTTATTCCTGGAATCAGAAACACGCATAATACATATCTTGAAGATTCATTTGCAGAGCCGAAACTCGGCATTGAATACGACCTTACAGATTCAACGCTCCTGACAGCCGGGTGGGGGAAGTACCACCAGATGCCGGGCGGCAACAATATGATCGATGGGCTAGGCAATCCGGACATCAATTCGCTGAAAGGGGAACACACGGTACTCGGCATCGAACAAAAGATGGAGAACGGGTGGTCCGTGAAATCCGAAATCTATTACAAAACATTCTCCGAAGTCATAGTACCCGACACCGACCCAAATCCGCTGACAAATAAAAATGTTATCAACGGCGGCTCGGGAACATCAAAAGGGATAGAGATGCTTATCAAGAAAAACGAAACGGAGAACTGGGAGGGGTGGATAGCTTTGTCATACCTTCGCTCCGACCGGACGAACGACTACACCGGAACGAAAATTAACTTCGATTACGACCAGCCGGTCATGCTCAATTTTGTCTACTCGTATAACTTCCGTAACGGGTGGGAGTTCGGCGCGCGATGGGCGTACCAGTCGGGCCAGCCTTTCACGCCAGTTATCGGAACATGCACCGCGGCTGACGGCCTAACCTGCACCACCCCTGACGACACACGCATGCGCCCCATTTACGGCGAGGTTAATTCCGAGAGGCTTCCCGATTATCACCGTCTCGATCTAAGGTTCGACCGCGACTGGATTTACGACACCTGGAAGCTCGGCCTCTTCTTCGAATTCATCAACGCGTATAATAAGGAAAATATCGCCGGCTATCAGTACAACCCGGACTACACCGAAAAAACGCCAATACCTCAGCTGCCATTCATGCCGGGGTTCGGACTGAAAGCGGAGTTCTGA
- a CDS encoding biopolymer transporter ExbD: protein MYYVKKIRPTPEVQLAPLIDMVFLLLIFFMVATIFPDDTGIEVQKPQSATATKLPKENLLFLISQNGDIWFSGKKVELIEISKIVQSELEVQPGVMVLVDVDKKAETDSLIKFLDEARKGGAKNLAIGTKEKQKEKTAKNRKFKKGEATKG, encoded by the coding sequence ATGTATTACGTTAAAAAAATACGCCCTACTCCGGAAGTTCAGCTCGCACCGCTGATAGATATGGTTTTCCTTCTCCTCATATTTTTTATGGTCGCGACGATATTTCCGGATGACACCGGGATAGAGGTGCAAAAACCGCAATCCGCAACGGCTACAAAACTGCCGAAGGAAAACCTCCTGTTCCTCATCAGCCAGAACGGCGACATATGGTTCTCCGGTAAAAAGGTGGAACTGATAGAGATAAGCAAGATCGTCCAGTCCGAGCTTGAAGTTCAACCCGGTGTGATGGTGCTTGTCGACGTGGATAAAAAGGCTGAAACGGACAGCCTTATAAAATTCCTGGACGAAGCAAGAAAAGGGGGGGCAAAAAATCTGGCGATTGGGACAAAGGAAAAACAGAAAGAAAAAACCGCCAAAAATCGAAAATTTAAAAAGGGAGAGGCGACCAAAGGTTGA
- a CDS encoding transcriptional regulator, with amino-acid sequence MTDFDYQKINELIHSRIRLAIMSVLINLEEADFTFLKQKVNTTDGNLSIHLSKLENAGYISVNKIFEDKKPRSLYRITKKGRDDFEAYIEHLEEIIKAGSIEES; translated from the coding sequence ATGACGGACTTCGATTACCAGAAAATAAACGAGCTTATCCACTCACGGATACGGCTTGCCATCATGTCTGTGCTTATAAACCTGGAAGAAGCCGATTTCACCTTCCTGAAACAAAAAGTAAATACCACAGACGGAAACCTGAGCATTCATCTTTCAAAGCTCGAAAACGCGGGATACATCAGCGTAAACAAAATCTTTGAGGATAAAAAGCCCCGCTCGCTTTACAGGATAACCAAAAAAGGGAGAGACGATTTCGAGGCCTATATCGAACATCTTGAGGAGATTATTAAAGCCGGTTCTATAGAGGAGTCTTAA